One window of Klebsiella quasivariicola genomic DNA carries:
- the uspE gene encoding universal stress protein UspE, whose product MAKYQSMLVVIDPNQDDQPALRRAVYLHQRIGGRIKAFLPIYDFSYEMTTLLSPDERTAMRQGVIAQRTAWIREQAKFYLESGVPIDVKVVWHNRPFEAIIQEVVSEKHDLLLKMAHQHDKLEAVIFTPTDWHLLRKCPCPVWMVKDQPWPEGGKALVAVNLASEENYHNTLNEKLVRETLSLAEEVNHTEVHLIGAYPVTPINIAIELPDFDPSVYNDAIRGQHLLAMKALRQKFGIDEKFTHVEKGLPEEVIPDLAEHLQAGIVVLGTVGRTGLSAAFLGNTAEQVVDHLRCDLLVLKPEAYQTPVELDDDDDD is encoded by the coding sequence ATGGCGAAGTATCAGAGCATGCTGGTAGTAATCGATCCTAACCAGGACGACCAGCCGGCGCTTAGGCGAGCGGTGTACCTGCACCAACGGATTGGTGGACGCATCAAAGCTTTTTTGCCGATCTATGATTTTTCCTATGAAATGACCACCCTGCTGTCCCCGGACGAGCGGACGGCAATGCGCCAGGGCGTCATTGCCCAACGTACCGCCTGGATCCGCGAGCAGGCGAAATTCTATCTTGAATCCGGTGTGCCAATTGACGTGAAAGTGGTGTGGCACAACCGCCCCTTTGAAGCCATTATTCAGGAAGTGGTTAGCGAGAAACACGATCTGCTGCTGAAGATGGCCCACCAGCACGACAAGCTGGAAGCGGTGATCTTTACCCCGACGGACTGGCATCTGCTGCGTAAATGCCCCTGCCCGGTGTGGATGGTCAAAGACCAGCCGTGGCCGGAAGGCGGCAAAGCGCTGGTGGCTGTCAATCTCGCCAGCGAAGAGAATTACCACAACACCCTCAACGAGAAGCTGGTTCGCGAAACCCTGTCGCTGGCGGAAGAAGTCAACCACACAGAAGTGCACCTGATCGGCGCCTACCCGGTCACCCCAATCAATATCGCCATTGAACTGCCGGATTTCGATCCCAGCGTCTACAACGATGCCATTCGCGGCCAGCATCTGCTGGCGATGAAAGCGCTGCGGCAGAAGTTTGGCATCGATGAGAAATTCACACACGTCGAAAAAGGGTTGCCTGAAGAGGTGATCCCGGATCTCGCCGAGCATCTGCAGGCGGGGATCGTGGTGCTGGGGACCGTTGGACGAACCGGCCTGTCGGCGGCGTTCCTCGGCAATACCGCGGAACAGGTTGTCGACCACCTGCGCTGCGATCTGCTGGTGCTCAAACCAGAAGCCTACCAGACGCCGGTGGAACTGGACGACGACGACGACGATTAA
- the ydgH gene encoding DUF1471 family protein YdgH: MKLKNTLLASALLTTAALSAHAATELTPEQAAALKPYDRVVVTGRFNAIGDAVQAVSRKADKDGAASFYVVDTSDYGNGGNWRVTADLYKEDAPKAEAPKNRIINGVMELPKDQAVELMPYDTVTVQGFYRSQPEVNDAITKAAKAKGAYAFFIVRQVDANQGGNQRITAYIYKKDAEKRVLQSPDAIPADSEAGRAALAKGGEAAKNVEIPGVATTAAVGSGTGVGRFFETQSSKGGRYTVTLPDGTKVEEVNKVTAAQMVPFDNIQFTGNYGNMTEISYQTAKRAAKKGAKYYHITRQWQERGGNITISADLYK, from the coding sequence ATGAAGCTTAAAAACACCCTCCTGGCGTCTGCTCTCCTGACAACCGCCGCGTTGTCTGCCCATGCAGCGACCGAGTTGACCCCGGAGCAGGCGGCTGCGCTGAAGCCCTACGATCGCGTTGTCGTCACCGGCCGCTTTAACGCCATCGGCGACGCCGTGCAGGCAGTATCGCGCAAAGCCGACAAAGACGGCGCGGCCTCATTCTATGTTGTCGACACGTCAGACTACGGCAATGGCGGCAACTGGCGCGTCACAGCAGACCTCTATAAAGAGGATGCGCCGAAAGCAGAGGCGCCGAAGAATCGCATCATTAATGGCGTGATGGAGCTGCCAAAAGATCAGGCCGTTGAGCTGATGCCCTACGACACTGTCACCGTTCAGGGCTTCTATCGCAGCCAGCCGGAAGTGAACGATGCCATCACCAAAGCGGCAAAAGCAAAAGGTGCCTATGCGTTCTTTATCGTGCGCCAGGTGGACGCCAACCAGGGCGGCAACCAGCGCATTACCGCCTATATCTACAAAAAAGATGCGGAAAAACGCGTGCTGCAGAGCCCGGATGCTATCCCGGCTGACTCTGAAGCGGGCCGCGCAGCGCTGGCCAAAGGCGGCGAAGCGGCGAAAAACGTGGAAATCCCTGGCGTCGCCACCACTGCTGCGGTGGGTTCAGGTACCGGCGTAGGCCGATTCTTCGAAACGCAGTCCTCCAAAGGCGGGCGTTACACTGTCACCTTGCCGGACGGCACTAAAGTGGAAGAAGTGAACAAAGTCACCGCGGCGCAAATGGTGCCGTTCGATAACATTCAGTTCACCGGCAACTACGGCAACATGACCGAGATCTCCTATCAGACGGCGAAACGTGCGGCGAAGAAAGGCGCGAAGTACTACCACATTACTCGCCAGTGGCAGGAACGCGGCGGCAATATCACCATCAGCGCCGATCTGTACAAATAA
- a CDS encoding M20 family metallo-hydrolase → MPQLEEYLRQLAPSMTQWRRDFHLHAESGWLEFRTASKVAEILDGLGYQLALGRDVIDADSRMGLPDEKTLALAFERAREQGAPERWLPAFEGGFAGVVATLDTGRPGPTLAFRVDMDALDLNEQHDDSHRPHRDHFASCNTGMMHACGHDGHTAIGLGLAHVLKQYADQLNGVIKLIFQPAEEGTRGARAMVAAGVLDEVDYFTAIHIGTGVAAGTVVCGGDNFMATTKFDVQFNGVAAHAGGKPEDGRNALLAAAQAALGLHAIAPHSAGASRVNVGVMQAGTGRNVVPSSALLKVETRGESEAINQYVFERAQQVIAGAAAMYEARYELRMMGAATASAPSPAWVAYLREQAAQVPGVQQAVDRIAAPAGSEDATLMMARVQARGGLASYMIFGTELSAGHHNEKFDFDESVMAVAVETLARVALNFPWQRGV, encoded by the coding sequence ATGCCGCAACTTGAAGAATACCTGCGCCAGCTGGCGCCCTCCATGACCCAATGGCGCCGCGATTTTCACCTGCACGCGGAATCCGGCTGGCTGGAGTTCCGCACCGCCAGCAAGGTGGCGGAGATCCTCGACGGACTCGGCTATCAGCTGGCGCTGGGCCGCGACGTTATCGATGCCGACAGCCGGATGGGGCTGCCGGACGAGAAGACCCTGGCCCTCGCTTTCGAGCGCGCCCGCGAACAGGGTGCGCCGGAGCGCTGGTTACCGGCGTTTGAAGGCGGATTTGCGGGGGTGGTCGCCACGCTTGACACCGGACGTCCCGGCCCAACCCTGGCCTTTCGCGTCGATATGGATGCCCTCGATCTCAATGAACAGCACGACGACAGTCACCGCCCCCATCGCGACCATTTCGCCTCCTGCAATACCGGCATGATGCACGCCTGCGGCCATGACGGCCATACCGCCATCGGACTGGGGCTGGCGCACGTCCTGAAGCAGTATGCCGACCAGCTCAATGGGGTGATCAAACTGATTTTCCAGCCTGCAGAAGAAGGGACCCGTGGCGCCCGCGCGATGGTGGCCGCCGGCGTACTGGACGAGGTGGACTATTTCACGGCGATACATATCGGTACCGGCGTCGCGGCAGGCACCGTCGTCTGCGGCGGGGACAACTTTATGGCCACTACCAAATTCGACGTGCAGTTCAACGGCGTGGCCGCCCATGCCGGCGGCAAGCCCGAGGACGGGCGCAACGCACTGCTGGCCGCCGCCCAGGCCGCTCTTGGCCTGCACGCCATTGCGCCGCACAGCGCCGGCGCCTCGCGGGTCAACGTCGGCGTGATGCAGGCCGGTACCGGACGCAATGTGGTGCCCTCTTCCGCGCTGTTAAAAGTGGAAACCCGCGGCGAAAGCGAAGCCATTAACCAGTACGTGTTCGAGCGGGCGCAGCAGGTCATCGCCGGGGCCGCGGCGATGTACGAAGCCCGCTACGAACTGCGCATGATGGGCGCGGCAACCGCCAGCGCGCCGTCGCCGGCATGGGTGGCGTATCTGCGTGAGCAGGCCGCTCAGGTACCCGGCGTGCAACAGGCGGTGGATCGCATCGCCGCCCCGGCGGGGTCGGAAGATGCCACCCTGATGATGGCCCGGGTCCAGGCGCGCGGCGGCCTCGCCTCGTACATGATTTTCGGCACCGAACTGAGCGCCGGTCACCACAACGAGAAATTTGATTTCGATGAGAGCGTGATGGCGGTGGCGGTCGAGACTCTGGCGCGCGTCGCGCTTAACTTTCCCTGGCAGCGGGGGGTGTGA
- a CDS encoding YdiH family protein has product MDTELTPTQMAIEFLRRDTTVMTPAQYLKKLKLLELEFADLMALSSLELKEEIDLAWRLGIH; this is encoded by the coding sequence ATGGATACCGAGTTAACCCCAACGCAGATGGCCATCGAATTCTTACGCCGCGACACCACCGTTATGACCCCAGCGCAGTATCTGAAAAAGCTTAAACTGCTGGAGCTGGAGTTTGCTGACCTGATGGCGCTCTCCTCGCTGGAGCTGAAAGAAGAGATCGATCTGGCCTGGCGTCTGGGTATCCACTAA
- a CDS encoding M20 family metallopeptidase has protein sequence MEAIFQFVDEMIEAQRDTYCAIADDIWDHPETRFEEFWSAQRLADALEAEGFQLTRDAGGIPNAFIASVGEGKPVIALLGEFDALAGLSQQAHCAEPTSSTPGANGHGCGHNLLGTAAFAAAVAAKAWLQQHGGAGTLRFYGCPGEEGGSGKTFMVREGLFDDVDAALTWHPEAWAGMFSTRTLANIQAAWRFTGTAAHAANSPHLGRSALDAVTLMTTGSNFLNEHIIEKARVHYAITDTGGVSPNVVQAQAEVLYLIRAPEMADVEQIFARIEKIAQGAALMTETQVSCRFEKACSSYLPNRTLEAAMYQAVCHYGTPDWSDEERAFAAAIRATLSANDINNSLHNIAGTSGEEGKAFARRHRDTLLIDEVAPWAATDNILAGSTDVGDVSWKAPVAQCFSPCFAVGTPLHSWQLVSQGRTTIAHKGMLLAGKVLGTTAIRLFSDSALLAASQQELRQALAEHPYRCPIPAEVRPSVLR, from the coding sequence ATGGAAGCCATTTTTCAGTTTGTGGACGAGATGATTGAGGCACAACGGGACACCTACTGTGCGATCGCCGACGACATCTGGGACCACCCGGAGACCCGCTTTGAGGAGTTCTGGTCCGCCCAACGGCTGGCCGACGCCCTGGAAGCGGAAGGTTTTCAGCTCACCCGCGATGCCGGCGGGATCCCGAATGCTTTTATCGCCAGCGTCGGCGAGGGCAAACCGGTCATTGCCCTGCTCGGCGAATTTGACGCCCTGGCGGGACTCAGCCAGCAGGCCCACTGCGCAGAACCGACCTCCTCGACACCGGGAGCCAACGGCCACGGTTGCGGGCACAATCTGCTCGGTACCGCGGCTTTCGCCGCGGCGGTCGCCGCCAAAGCCTGGCTGCAGCAGCACGGCGGCGCGGGCACGCTGCGCTTTTACGGTTGTCCCGGCGAGGAAGGCGGATCGGGAAAAACCTTTATGGTGCGCGAAGGGTTGTTTGATGATGTCGATGCGGCCCTCACCTGGCATCCGGAAGCCTGGGCCGGGATGTTCAGCACCCGCACCCTCGCCAATATTCAGGCGGCATGGCGATTCACCGGCACCGCCGCCCACGCCGCTAATTCACCGCACCTGGGCCGGAGCGCGCTGGATGCCGTCACCCTGATGACCACCGGCAGCAACTTCCTCAATGAACATATTATCGAGAAGGCGCGGGTTCATTACGCCATTACCGATACCGGCGGCGTCTCGCCCAACGTGGTGCAGGCGCAGGCGGAAGTGCTGTATCTGATCCGCGCCCCGGAGATGGCCGACGTAGAACAGATCTTCGCCCGCATCGAGAAGATTGCCCAGGGGGCCGCGCTGATGACCGAGACGCAGGTCAGTTGCCGTTTTGAAAAGGCCTGCTCCAGCTATCTGCCCAACCGTACGCTTGAGGCGGCGATGTATCAGGCGGTCTGTCATTACGGTACCCCTGACTGGAGCGACGAGGAACGCGCCTTTGCCGCGGCGATCCGCGCCACTCTCAGCGCCAACGATATTAATAACAGCCTGCACAATATTGCCGGCACCAGTGGGGAGGAAGGCAAAGCGTTTGCCCGCCGCCACCGCGACACGCTGCTGATTGATGAGGTGGCGCCGTGGGCGGCCACCGATAACATCCTCGCCGGCTCCACTGACGTCGGCGATGTCAGCTGGAAAGCGCCAGTGGCCCAGTGCTTCAGCCCGTGCTTCGCGGTGGGAACCCCGCTGCACAGCTGGCAACTGGTGAGCCAGGGCAGAACCACCATCGCCCATAAGGGCATGTTGCTGGCGGGGAAAGTCCTCGGCACAACCGCCATCCGTTTATTCAGCGACAGCGCGCTGCTGGCGGCCAGCCAGCAGGAGCTCAGGCAGGCGCTGGCCGAACACCCCTATCGCTGCCCGATCCCGGCGGAGGTGAGACCGTCGGTTTTACGCTAA
- the fnr gene encoding fumarate/nitrate reduction transcriptional regulator Fnr — MIPEKRIIRRIQSGGCAIHCQDCSISQLCIPFTLNEHELDQLDNIIERKKPIQKGQTLFKAGDELKSLYAIRSGTIKSYTITEQGDEQITGFHLAGDLVGFDAIGTGLHPSFAQALETSMVCEIPFETLDDLSGKMPNLRQQMMRLMSGEIKGDQDMILLLSKKNAEERLAAFIYNLSRRFAQRGFSPREFRLTMTRGDIGNYLGLTVETISRLLGRFQKSGMLAVKGKYITIENSDLLAQLAGQARNVA; from the coding sequence ATGATCCCTGAGAAGCGAATTATTCGACGCATTCAGTCTGGCGGTTGTGCTATCCATTGTCAGGATTGCAGCATTAGCCAGCTCTGCATCCCCTTTACTCTGAACGAGCATGAGCTTGATCAGCTGGATAATATTATCGAGCGGAAAAAGCCTATCCAGAAAGGTCAAACCTTGTTCAAAGCCGGTGATGAGCTGAAGTCGTTGTACGCCATTCGCTCCGGGACCATTAAAAGCTACACCATCACCGAACAAGGTGATGAGCAGATCACCGGCTTCCATCTGGCGGGCGATTTGGTAGGCTTTGACGCCATCGGCACCGGCCTGCACCCGAGCTTTGCGCAGGCGCTGGAAACCTCAATGGTCTGCGAGATCCCCTTCGAAACCCTCGACGATCTTTCCGGAAAAATGCCGAATCTGCGTCAGCAGATGATGCGTCTGATGAGCGGTGAGATTAAAGGCGACCAGGATATGATCCTGCTGCTTTCCAAAAAGAATGCCGAAGAGCGGCTGGCCGCGTTTATTTATAACCTCTCTCGTCGTTTCGCCCAGCGCGGTTTCTCTCCTCGTGAGTTCCGTCTGACGATGACCCGCGGCGATATCGGCAACTATCTCGGCCTCACCGTCGAAACCATCAGCCGTCTGCTGGGTCGTTTTCAGAAAAGCGGCATGCTGGCGGTGAAAGGCAAATACATCACCATTGAAAACAGCGATCTGCTGGCCCAGCTGGCCGGACAGGCGCGCAACGTCGCGTAA
- the pntA gene encoding Re/Si-specific NAD(P)(+) transhydrogenase subunit alpha: MRIGVPQERLAQETRAAATPKTVEQLLKLGFSVAVESGAGKLASFDDEAFVQAGAEIVTGNEVWQSDVILKVNAPNDDEIALLNPGTTLISFIWPAQNPQLMEKLAARNINVMAMDSVPRISRAQSLDALSSMANIAGYRAIVEAAHEFGRFFTGQITAAGKVPPAKVMVIGAGVAGLAAIGAANSLGAIVRAFDTRPEVKEQVQSMGAEFLELDFKEEAGSGDGYAKVMSEAFIKAEMALFAAQAKDVDIIVTTALIPGKPAPKLITREMVDSMKAGSVVVDLASQNGGNCEYTVPGEVVTTANGVKIIGYTDLPGRLPTQSSQLYGTNLVNLLKLLCKEKDGNIVIDFDDVVVRGVTVVREGEITWPAPPIQVSAQPQAAAKKVEAPKEAVKPASPWRKYALMALVIILFGWLANVAPKEFLGHFTVFALACVVGYYVVWNVSHALHTPLMSVTNAISGIIVVGALLQIGHGGWVSFLSFIAVLIASINIFGGFTVTQRMLKMFRKG, from the coding sequence ATGCGTATTGGTGTACCACAAGAGAGGCTAGCCCAGGAGACCCGGGCCGCCGCCACGCCGAAGACCGTTGAGCAACTGCTCAAACTCGGCTTTAGCGTCGCGGTCGAAAGCGGCGCCGGGAAACTGGCCAGCTTTGACGACGAGGCCTTTGTCCAGGCTGGGGCTGAAATCGTGACCGGCAACGAGGTGTGGCAGTCTGATGTCATCCTCAAGGTCAATGCCCCGAATGACGATGAAATTGCTTTGCTGAATCCGGGAACCACGCTGATAAGTTTTATCTGGCCGGCGCAAAACCCGCAGCTGATGGAAAAACTGGCGGCCCGCAATATCAATGTCATGGCGATGGATTCCGTGCCGCGTATTTCCCGCGCCCAGTCGCTGGATGCGCTCAGCTCAATGGCTAACATTGCCGGCTATCGCGCTATCGTTGAAGCGGCGCATGAATTTGGCCGTTTCTTTACCGGGCAGATTACCGCCGCCGGTAAAGTTCCCCCTGCCAAGGTGATGGTCATTGGTGCCGGGGTGGCCGGTCTGGCGGCGATAGGCGCTGCCAACAGCCTGGGCGCTATCGTCCGTGCTTTCGATACCCGTCCGGAAGTGAAGGAGCAGGTGCAGAGTATGGGCGCCGAGTTCCTCGAGCTGGACTTCAAAGAGGAGGCGGGCAGCGGCGACGGTTATGCTAAGGTCATGTCCGAGGCGTTTATCAAGGCCGAAATGGCGCTGTTCGCCGCCCAGGCGAAAGATGTCGATATCATCGTCACCACGGCGTTAATCCCGGGCAAACCGGCGCCGAAGCTGATCACCCGCGAGATGGTTGATTCCATGAAAGCGGGCAGCGTGGTGGTCGATCTCGCTTCGCAAAACGGCGGTAACTGTGAGTACACCGTGCCGGGCGAAGTGGTGACCACCGCCAATGGCGTGAAAATCATTGGCTATACCGACCTGCCGGGCCGTTTACCGACCCAGTCCTCGCAGCTCTACGGCACCAACCTGGTCAACCTGCTGAAGCTGCTGTGCAAAGAGAAAGACGGCAATATCGTTATCGATTTCGATGACGTGGTAGTGCGCGGTGTGACCGTGGTGCGCGAAGGCGAAATCACCTGGCCGGCGCCGCCGATTCAGGTCTCCGCTCAGCCGCAGGCCGCGGCGAAAAAAGTGGAAGCGCCGAAAGAAGCGGTGAAACCGGCGTCGCCGTGGCGCAAATATGCGCTGATGGCGCTGGTGATTATCCTCTTTGGCTGGCTGGCCAACGTGGCGCCAAAAGAGTTCCTCGGCCATTTCACCGTCTTCGCCCTGGCCTGTGTGGTCGGGTACTACGTGGTGTGGAACGTCTCCCACGCGCTGCATACGCCGCTGATGTCGGTGACGAACGCCATTTCGGGGATTATCGTTGTTGGTGCGTTGTTGCAGATAGGCCACGGTGGCTGGGTCAGCTTCCTGAGCTTTATCGCGGTGCTGATCGCCAGCATTAATATTTTCGGTGGTTTTACCGTGACTCAGCGCATGCTGAAAATGTTTCGCAAAGGATAA
- the ogt gene encoding methylated-DNA--[protein]-cysteine S-methyltransferase yields the protein MLTLLQDKMDTPLGPLWVLCDEQFNLRAVEWDEHRDRMETLLDVHYRREGYQRVDCRNPGGLSSKLNDYFAGDLAIIDTLPTATAGTPFQRHVWQALRDIPCGQVMHYGQLAEALGRPGAARAVGAANGANPVSIVVPCHRVIGRNGTMTGYAGGVQRKEWLLRHEGYLLL from the coding sequence ATGTTGACCTTGCTGCAGGATAAAATGGATACCCCGCTGGGGCCGCTGTGGGTGCTCTGCGACGAACAGTTTAATTTGCGCGCTGTTGAGTGGGACGAGCATCGCGATCGGATGGAAACGCTGCTCGACGTGCATTATCGCCGGGAAGGCTACCAGCGCGTCGACTGCCGCAATCCCGGCGGTCTCAGCAGTAAACTGAACGACTATTTTGCCGGCGATTTGGCCATCATCGACACCCTGCCTACCGCCACGGCTGGCACCCCTTTCCAGCGACACGTCTGGCAGGCGTTACGCGATATCCCCTGTGGCCAGGTCATGCACTACGGCCAGCTGGCCGAAGCGCTGGGTCGTCCTGGCGCCGCCCGCGCCGTAGGGGCCGCTAATGGCGCTAATCCGGTGAGTATCGTGGTGCCCTGCCATCGGGTCATCGGGCGCAACGGCACCATGACCGGCTATGCCGGCGGCGTACAGCGTAAAGAGTGGCTTTTGCGCCACGAGGGCTATCTGTTGCTTTGA
- the pntB gene encoding Re/Si-specific NAD(P)(+) transhydrogenase subunit beta, with product MSGGLVTAAYIVAAILFIFSLAGLSKHETSQQGNYFGIAGMAIALIATILGPDAGNVGWIILAMVIGGAIGIRLAKKVEMTEMPELVAILHSFVGLAAVLVGFNSYLQHETGMEQILVNIHLTEVFLGIFIGAVTFTGSVVAFGKLRGKISSKPLMLPNRHKLNLAALVVSFILMVIFVRADSTGTQVLCLLVMTVIALAFGWHLVASIGGADMPVVVSMLNSYSGWAAAAAGFMLSNDLLIVTGALVGSSGAILSYIMCKAMNRSFISVIAGGFGTDGSSSGGDEEVGEHREISAEETAEMLKNSHSVIITPGYGMAVAQAQYPVAEITEKLRARGIKVRFGIHPVAGRLPGHMNVLLAEAKVPYDIVLEMDEINDDFSDTDTVLVIGANDTVNPAAQDDPKSPIAGMPVLEVWKAQNVVVFKRSMNTGYAGVQNPLFFKENTHMLFGDAKASVDAILKAL from the coding sequence ATGTCTGGTGGATTAGTTACAGCTGCATACATTGTTGCTGCAATCCTGTTTATTTTCAGCCTGGCGGGACTGTCGAAACACGAAACGTCGCAGCAGGGCAACTATTTCGGTATCGCCGGGATGGCTATCGCCCTGATCGCCACAATTCTGGGGCCCGATGCCGGCAACGTCGGCTGGATTATTCTCGCGATGGTGATCGGCGGGGCGATCGGTATTCGTCTGGCGAAGAAGGTCGAGATGACCGAGATGCCGGAGCTGGTGGCTATCCTGCACAGCTTCGTGGGCCTGGCGGCGGTGCTGGTTGGTTTTAACAGCTACCTGCAGCATGAAACCGGGATGGAGCAGATTTTGGTCAATATTCATTTGACCGAAGTGTTCCTCGGCATCTTCATCGGTGCAGTGACCTTCACCGGTTCGGTGGTGGCGTTCGGTAAACTGCGCGGCAAAATTTCCTCGAAGCCGCTGATGCTGCCCAATCGCCATAAGCTGAACCTGGCGGCGCTGGTGGTCTCTTTCATTCTGATGGTGATTTTTGTTCGCGCCGACAGCACCGGCACCCAGGTCCTGTGCCTGCTGGTCATGACCGTCATCGCCCTGGCCTTTGGCTGGCACCTGGTGGCCTCTATCGGCGGCGCGGACATGCCGGTGGTGGTTTCCATGCTCAACTCCTACTCGGGCTGGGCGGCAGCGGCGGCGGGCTTTATGCTGAGCAATGACCTGCTGATCGTCACCGGCGCGCTGGTAGGCTCTTCCGGTGCGATCCTCTCTTACATTATGTGTAAGGCGATGAACCGCTCCTTTATCAGCGTGATTGCCGGCGGCTTCGGTACCGATGGTTCCTCCAGCGGTGGCGATGAAGAAGTGGGCGAGCATCGCGAGATTAGCGCGGAAGAGACCGCGGAGATGCTGAAAAATTCGCACTCGGTGATCATCACCCCGGGCTACGGTATGGCGGTGGCCCAGGCGCAGTATCCGGTGGCTGAAATTACCGAGAAGCTGCGGGCGCGCGGCATCAAGGTGCGCTTTGGCATCCACCCGGTGGCCGGGCGTCTGCCAGGACATATGAACGTCCTGCTGGCGGAAGCCAAAGTGCCTTACGACATCGTGCTGGAAATGGATGAGATCAACGACGATTTCAGCGATACCGACACCGTGCTGGTCATCGGCGCCAACGACACCGTCAACCCGGCGGCGCAGGACGATCCGAAGAGTCCTATCGCGGGTATGCCAGTGCTGGAAGTCTGGAAAGCGCAGAACGTGGTGGTCTTTAAGCGTTCGATGAACACCGGTTACGCCGGGGTACAGAACCCGCTGTTCTTTAAAGAGAACACCCATATGCTGTTCGGTGATGCGAAAGCCAGCGTCGATGCGATCCTGAAAGCGCTGTAA
- the abgT gene encoding p-aminobenzoyl-glutamate transporter translates to MSMSSIPSSSPGGKRYGWVEKIGNKVPHPFLLFIYLIVVLIAATAILSAFNVGVQNPGDGSRVVVKNLLSVEGLHWFLPNVIKNFSGFAPLGAILALVLGAGFAERVGLLPALMVKMASHVSARYASYMVLFIAFFSHISSDAALVIMPPLGALMFLAVGRHPVAGLLAAIAGVGCGFTANLLIVTTDVLLSGISTEAAKSIDASLHVSVIDNWYFMATSVIVLTLVGGLITDKLVEPRLGQWQGSREEKLQTLTPEERFGLRIAGVATLVFVAIIALMVVPENGILRDPVQHTVMPSPFIKGIVPLIIFFFFFVSLAYGIATGKIRRQADLPQLMIEPMKEMAGFIVMVFPLAQFVAMFNWSNMGKFMAVGLTDLLESSGMNGVPAFVGLALLSAFLCMFIASGSAIWSILAPIFVPMFMLLGFHPAFAQILFRIADSSVLPLAPVSPFVPLFLGFLQRYRPDARLGTYYSLVLPYPLIFLAVWLLLLVGWYLVGLPIGPGIYPRLS, encoded by the coding sequence ATGAGTATGTCATCCATACCGTCGTCTTCCCCCGGCGGAAAGCGCTATGGCTGGGTAGAGAAGATCGGTAACAAAGTCCCGCACCCGTTTTTGCTGTTTATCTATCTTATCGTGGTGCTGATCGCCGCCACGGCGATCCTCTCCGCCTTCAACGTCGGGGTGCAGAACCCCGGGGACGGTTCGCGGGTGGTGGTCAAAAACCTGCTCAGCGTGGAAGGGCTGCACTGGTTTTTACCGAATGTGATCAAAAACTTCAGCGGTTTTGCGCCGCTGGGGGCGATCCTCGCCCTGGTGCTGGGCGCCGGCTTTGCCGAGCGCGTGGGTCTGCTGCCGGCGCTGATGGTCAAGATGGCCTCGCACGTTAGCGCCCGCTATGCCAGCTATATGGTGCTGTTTATCGCCTTTTTCAGCCATATCTCATCTGATGCGGCGCTGGTGATTATGCCGCCGCTGGGCGCGCTGATGTTCCTCGCCGTCGGTCGGCATCCGGTCGCCGGCCTGCTGGCGGCGATTGCCGGCGTGGGCTGCGGCTTTACCGCCAATTTACTGATTGTCACCACCGACGTACTGCTCTCGGGGATCAGCACCGAGGCGGCAAAATCCATCGATGCCTCATTACACGTCAGCGTGATCGACAACTGGTACTTTATGGCGACCTCGGTGATCGTTCTGACGCTCGTCGGCGGACTGATCACCGATAAGCTGGTGGAACCGCGGCTGGGACAGTGGCAAGGCAGTCGTGAGGAAAAGCTGCAGACGCTGACCCCCGAGGAGCGTTTCGGCCTGCGCATCGCCGGCGTGGCAACGCTGGTATTCGTGGCGATCATCGCCCTGATGGTGGTCCCCGAAAACGGTATTCTGCGCGACCCGGTTCAACACACGGTCATGCCCTCGCCGTTTATCAAAGGCATCGTGCCGCTGATTATCTTTTTCTTCTTTTTCGTGTCGCTGGCATACGGCATCGCCACCGGCAAAATTCGCCGCCAGGCCGATCTGCCGCAGTTAATGATTGAACCGATGAAAGAGATGGCCGGGTTTATCGTGATGGTCTTCCCGCTGGCGCAGTTCGTGGCGATGTTCAACTGGAGCAACATGGGCAAGTTTATGGCCGTTGGGTTGACGGATCTGCTGGAGAGTTCAGGCATGAACGGTGTTCCGGCGTTTGTCGGCCTTGCGCTGTTGTCGGCTTTTCTGTGTATGTTTATCGCCAGCGGCTCGGCCATCTGGTCGATTCTGGCGCCGATCTTCGTGCCGATGTTTATGCTGCTGGGCTTTCACCCGGCGTTTGCGCAGATCCTGTTTCGCATCGCCGATTCATCGGTGCTGCCGCTGGCGCCCGTGTCGCCGTTTGTGCCGCTGTTTCTCGGCTTTTTACAGCGCTACCGGCCGGATGCCCGGCTTGGGACCTACTACTCACTGGTGCTCCCTTACCCGCTGATCTTTCTCGCCGTCTGGCTGCTGTTGCTGGTGGGCTGGTATCTGGTGGGACTGCCGATCGGCCCTGGCATCTATCCGCGGCTATCTTAA